From a region of the Lactuca sativa cultivar Salinas chromosome 4, Lsat_Salinas_v11, whole genome shotgun sequence genome:
- the LOC111876847 gene encoding calcium-binding protein CML24: MSKSIPVDGDTIDVEKIFKKFDVNGDGKISSSELGSILSALGTVAPEEEIKVVMKEIDKDGDGFIDLNEFIEFQRGGSGVVDREAADKELREAFDLYDQNKNGKISANELHSVLKSLGEKCSLKDCRKMIASVDVDGDGSVNFEEFKKMMSK, translated from the coding sequence ATGTCCAAAAGCATTCCCGTTGATGGTGATACCATCGACGTTGAGAAAATCTTCAAGAAGTTTGACGTTAATGGCGACGGAAAGATATCCAGTTCCGAACTCGGATCCATTCTCAGCGCACTCGGCACCGTCGCACCGGAGGAAGAAATCAAAGTCGTAATGAAGGAAATTGACAAAGACGGCGACGGTTTCATTGACCTTAATGAATTCATCGAGTTTCAGCGCGGAGGATCTGGTGTTGTTGATCGAGAAGCGGCGGATAAGGAGCTTCGTGAAGCGTTTGATTTGTATGATCAGAATAAGAACGGGAAAATATCGGCGAATGAATTGCATTCCGTTTTGAAAAGTTTAGGCGAGAAGTGTTCGTTGAAGGATTGCCGGAAGATGATTGCGTCGGTTGATGTTGACGGCGATGGTAGCGTCAATTTCGAAGAGTTCAAGAAGATGATGAGTAAATAA